A DNA window from Streptococcus parapneumoniae contains the following coding sequences:
- a CDS encoding acyltransferase family protein — protein MRIKWFSLIRITGLLLVLLYHFFQTIFPGGFFGVDVFFTFSGFLITALLIEEFSKNHEIDLIGFFRRRFYRIVPPVVLMVLVTMPFTFLVRQDYVAGIGGQIAGVLGFMTNFYELLTGGSYESQFIPHLFVHNWSLAVEVHYYILWGLAVWFLSKQAKSNGQLKGMVFLLSAVAFLISFFSMFIGSFLVTSYSSVYFSSLTHVYPFFLGSVLATIVGVRQTTSLVKQLDKIWDLRKTLLVFGGGLGFLLILTFFVKFTYLFAYLIGFLLASLAALAMILAARVLHEKTPNMQEPKFISFLADTSYAVYLFHWPFYIIFSQLTSNLFAVLLTLIFSYGFASLSFYVLEPWIAGKNTPVLQTLRPLPYIHAILATSTGILAFIVFLVTLLAPQVGAFETDLTVNGLKQAATNISQTKVMAERAEADSLGIADGTMLIGDSVALRANTALQTALPGAQINAQVSRTTKNANEIMLNNSQNKFLPKMVVIATGVNNPENYKEDWDSIVKNLPKGHHMILVTPYEGDKTKETYAIVEKAAAYMRELAEKTPYITIADWNQVAKEHPEIWAGTDQVHFGSDTSTIEAGAKLYADTIATALQTAQDKPVKSK, from the coding sequence ATGCGCATTAAATGGTTTTCCTTGATTAGGATTACAGGTTTACTTTTGGTACTCTTGTATCACTTCTTTCAGACCATCTTTCCTGGAGGATTTTTCGGGGTAGATGTCTTTTTCACATTTTCAGGTTTCCTGATTACGGCTTTACTTATCGAAGAATTTTCTAAAAACCATGAGATTGACTTGATTGGATTTTTTAGGAGACGTTTTTATCGGATTGTGCCACCTGTGGTTTTGATGGTCTTGGTGACCATGCCCTTTACTTTCTTGGTTCGCCAAGACTATGTGGCTGGAATTGGTGGTCAGATTGCGGGTGTCTTAGGCTTCATGACCAACTTCTATGAACTCCTAACAGGTGGGAGTTATGAATCTCAGTTCATTCCTCATTTGTTTGTTCATAATTGGAGCTTGGCTGTTGAGGTTCACTACTATATTCTTTGGGGATTGGCAGTTTGGTTTTTATCCAAACAGGCTAAATCAAATGGTCAGTTGAAGGGAATGGTCTTTCTCTTATCTGCTGTTGCCTTCTTGATCAGCTTCTTCTCCATGTTTATTGGTAGTTTTCTAGTGACCTCTTATTCCTCTGTTTACTTCTCCAGTTTAACTCATGTCTATCCATTCTTTTTGGGAAGTGTGCTAGCAACTATTGTAGGCGTTCGTCAGACGACTTCCCTAGTCAAGCAGTTGGATAAAATCTGGGATTTACGAAAGACCCTTTTAGTTTTTGGAGGAGGTTTGGGCTTCTTACTCATTTTGACCTTCTTTGTCAAATTTACCTATCTCTTTGCCTATCTTATTGGCTTCTTGCTTGCCAGCCTTGCAGCCCTTGCTATGATTCTGGCGGCGCGTGTCTTACATGAAAAGACCCCTAACATGCAGGAGCCAAAGTTTATCAGCTTTTTAGCAGATACTAGTTATGCGGTTTATCTTTTCCATTGGCCTTTCTATATTATTTTCTCACAGTTGACCTCAAATCTTTTTGCTGTGTTGCTGACTTTGATTTTTTCTTATGGCTTTGCTAGCCTATCATTCTATGTATTGGAACCTTGGATTGCAGGAAAGAACACACCTGTTTTACAAACTCTTCGTCCCCTGCCTTATATTCACGCAATTCTTGCAACAAGTACAGGAATCTTGGCCTTCATTGTCTTCTTAGTAACTCTGTTGGCACCACAAGTGGGAGCGTTTGAGACAGACTTAACTGTCAATGGTTTGAAGCAGGCTGCAACAAATATTAGCCAAACAAAAGTGATGGCAGAACGAGCAGAAGCTGATAGTTTGGGGATTGCTGATGGTACTATGTTAATTGGTGACTCGGTGGCTTTAAGGGCAAATACAGCCCTGCAGACAGCCCTTCCTGGAGCACAGATTAACGCGCAAGTCAGCAGAACAACCAAGAATGCCAATGAAATCATGCTAAATAATAGCCAGAATAAATTTTTACCTAAGATGGTGGTCATTGCGACTGGGGTAAATAATCCTGAAAATTACAAGGAAGACTGGGATAGTATCGTAAAAAATCTTCCTAAGGGCCACCATATGATTTTAGTGACTCCTTATGAGGGAGATAAGACAAAAGAGACCTATGCCATCGTTGAGAAGGCTGCTGCCTATATGAGAGAATTGGCAGAGAAGACTCCTTACATCACGATAGCAGATTGGAATCAAGTTGCGAAAGAACATCCAGAAATTTGGGCAGGAACAGACCAAGTCCATTTCGGAAGTGACACTAGCACTATTGAAGCAGGAGCTAAATTGTATGCAGATACCATTGCTACAGCCTTGCAAACAGCTCAAGACAAGCCAGTCAAATCTAAATAA
- the nagA gene encoding N-acetylglucosamine-6-phosphate deacetylase has protein sequence MPNYVKADQFFYPFGIRRGGYLELVDGKFGKHVDQIPEGAEVLDYTGYSIAPGLVDTHIHGYAGVDVMDNNIEGTLHTMSEGLLSTGVTSFLPTTLTATYEQLLAVTENLGNHYKEATGAKIRGIYYEGPYFTETFKGAQNPTYMRDPGVEEFHSWQDAAKGMLNKIAIAPERDGVEDFVRTITGEGVTVALGHSDATFEQAKKAVDAGASVWVHAYNGMRGLTHRELGMVGAMYELPHTYAELICDGYHVDPKACEILLKQKGTENIALITDCMTAGGLEDGDYMLGEFPVVVANGTARLKSTGNLAGSILKLKDGMRNVVEWGIANPHEAVMMASLNPAKSVHIDDVCGQIREGYDADFIVLDKDLELVATYLDGVKRYQA, from the coding sequence ATGCCTAATTACGTTAAAGCAGATCAGTTTTTCTATCCATTTGGCATTCGTCGCGGTGGGTACTTAGAACTTGTTGATGGCAAATTTGGGAAACATGTGGATCAAATTCCTGAAGGAGCAGAGGTTCTTGACTATACTGGTTATAGCATTGCACCAGGTCTTGTGGATACTCATATTCATGGATATGCAGGTGTAGATGTGATGGACAACAACATTGAAGGTACATTGCATACTATGAGTGAAGGACTTCTTAGTACCGGTGTTACCAGTTTCTTGCCCACAACTTTAACAGCCACTTATGAGCAATTGCTTGCAGTCACTGAAAATCTTGGAAACCATTATAAAGAAGCAACAGGTGCTAAGATTCGTGGGATTTATTATGAAGGTCCATATTTCACAGAAACTTTTAAGGGGGCACAAAATCCAACTTATATGAGAGACCCGGGTGTTGAGGAGTTTCATTCTTGGCAGGATGCTGCAAAAGGGATGCTAAATAAAATCGCTATTGCACCAGAACGTGATGGGGTGGAAGATTTTGTACGTACTATTACAGGTGAAGGTGTGACAGTTGCACTTGGACACTCAGATGCGACATTTGAACAAGCTAAGAAGGCAGTTGATGCTGGAGCTAGTGTATGGGTACATGCCTATAATGGGATGCGTGGTTTAACACACCGCGAACTAGGTATGGTAGGAGCTATGTATGAGCTCCCACATACTTACGCAGAATTGATTTGTGATGGTTATCACGTAGATCCAAAAGCTTGTGAGATTTTACTTAAGCAAAAGGGGACAGAAAACATCGCTCTTATTACGGACTGTATGACAGCTGGTGGGCTTGAAGACGGTGACTATATGTTGGGAGAATTCCCTGTTGTAGTAGCAAATGGAACTGCACGTCTCAAATCTACTGGTAATTTGGCAGGTTCTATCCTCAAACTTAAAGATGGTATGAGAAATGTAGTCGAGTGGGGTATTGCGAATCCGCATGAAGCAGTCATGATGGCCAGCCTCAACCCAGCTAAATCCGTTCACATTGATGATGTCTGTGGTCAAATCCGTGAAGGTTATGACGCGGACTTTATCGTATTAGATAAAGATTTGGAATTGGTAGCAACCTATCTAGATGGTGTGAAACGTTATCAAGCATAA
- a CDS encoding zinc-dependent alcohol dehydrogenase family protein, translating to MKAYTYVKPGLASFVDVDKPVIRKPTDAIVRIVKTTICGTDLHIIKGDVPACQSGTILGHEGIGIVEEVGEGVSNFKKGDKVLISCVCACGKCYYCKKGIYAHCEDEGGWIFGHLIDGMQAEYLRVPHADNTLYHTPEDLSDEALVMLSDILPTGYEIGVLKGKVEPGCSVAIIGSGPVGLAALLTAQFYSPAKLIMVDLDDNRLETAVSFGATHKINSSDPEKAIKEIYDLTDGRGVDVAIEAVGIPATFDFCQKIIGVDGTVANCGVHGKPVEFDLDKLWIRNINVTTGLVSTNTTPQLLKALESHKIEPEKLVTHYFKLSEIEKAYEVFGKAADHHAIKVIIENDISEA from the coding sequence ATGAAAGCCTATACTTATGTTAAACCAGGACTTGCTTCTTTTGTTGATGTAGACAAACCAGTTATTCGCAAGCCAACAGACGCTATTGTGCGTATCGTAAAAACCACTATTTGTGGAACAGACCTCCATATCATTAAAGGAGATGTTCCTGCTTGTCAAAGTGGTACCATTCTTGGCCACGAAGGAATTGGGATTGTTGAAGAAGTTGGAGAAGGAGTTTCTAACTTCAAAAAAGGCGACAAGGTCTTGATTTCTTGTGTCTGTGCCTGTGGTAAATGCTACTACTGTAAAAAAGGAATTTATGCCCATTGTGAAGACGAAGGGGGCTGGATTTTCGGTCACTTGATTGACGGTATGCAGGCTGAGTATCTACGTGTCCCTCATGCAGATAACACTCTTTACCACACTCCAGAAGACTTGTCAGATGAGGCTTTGGTTATGCTATCAGACATTTTGCCTACTGGGTATGAAATTGGTGTCTTGAAAGGAAAAGTAGAACCTGGTTGTAGCGTAGCCATTATCGGTTCAGGTCCAGTTGGATTGGCTGCTCTATTGACAGCTCAATTCTATTCACCAGCTAAATTGATTATGGTAGACCTAGACGATAACCGCTTGGAAACTGCTGTATCATTTGGTGCGACTCACAAGATTAATTCTTCAGACCCTGAAAAAGCCATTAAAGAAATTTATGATTTGACAGATGGTCGTGGTGTAGATGTTGCTATCGAAGCTGTTGGTATTCCTGCAACATTTGATTTCTGTCAAAAGATTATCGGTGTAGACGGAACGGTTGCCAACTGTGGTGTGCATGGTAAACCAGTTGAATTCGATTTAGACAAACTTTGGATTCGCAACATCAATGTAACAACTGGTTTGGTATCTACAAATACAACTCCACAATTGTTGAAAGCACTTGAAAGTCATAAGATTGAACCAGAAAAATTGGTAACTCATTATTTCAAACTCAGTGAAATTGAAAAAGCCTACGAAGTCTTCGGTAAGGCAGCAGACCACCATGCCATTAAGGTCATTATCGAAAACGATATCTCAGAAGCTTAA
- a CDS encoding DUF1033 family protein codes for MYRVIEMYGDFEPWWFIEGWEEDIVASRKFDQYYDALKYYKTCWFRLEQESPLYKSRSDLMTIFWDPEDQRWCDECDEYLQQYHSLALLQDEQVIPDEKLRPGYEKQTGQERHRSCRMKLK; via the coding sequence ATGTATCGTGTTATAGAAATGTACGGAGATTTTGAACCCTGGTGGTTTATAGAAGGTTGGGAAGAAGACATTGTAGCAAGTAGAAAATTTGACCAGTATTATGATGCTCTCAAATACTATAAAACTTGCTGGTTTAGATTGGAGCAAGAATCCCCTCTTTATAAAAGTAGAAGCGATTTGATGACCATTTTCTGGGACCCAGAAGACCAACGCTGGTGTGATGAATGTGATGAATATTTACAACAATACCATTCTTTGGCTCTTTTACAGGATGAGCAGGTTATTCCAGATGAAAAACTACGTCCAGGCTATGAAAAACAAACTGGTCAGGAAAGGCATCGTTCTTGCCGTATGAAATTAAAATAG
- the comGA gene encoding competence type IV pilus ATPase ComGA, which yields MVQEIAQEIIRSARKKGAQDIYFVPKLDAYELHMRIGDERCKIGCYDFEKFAAVISHFKFVAGMNVGEKRRSQLGSCDYEYDQKMASLRLSTVGDYRGQESLVIRLLHDEEQDLHFWFQDIGELCKQYRQRGLYLFAGPVGSGKTTLMHELAKSLFKGQQVMSIEDPVEIKQEDMLQLQLNEAIGLTYENLIKLSLRHRPDLLIIGEIRDSETARAVVRASLTGATVFSTIHAKSIRGVYERLLELGVSEEELAVVLQGVCYQRLIGGGGIVDFANKDYQEHQPTSWNEQIDQLLKDGHITSLQAETEKISYS from the coding sequence ATGGTTCAAGAAATTGCACAAGAAATCATTCGTTCGGCTCGGAAAAAAGGGGCACAAGACATTTATTTTGTCCCCAAGTTAGACGCATATGAGCTTCATATGAGGATAGGAGACGAGCGCTGTAAAATCGGTTGTTATGATTTTGAAAAATTTGCGGCCGTCATCAGTCACTTCAAGTTTGTGGCGGGTATGAATGTGGGAGAAAAGCGACGTAGTCAACTTGGTTCCTGTGATTATGAATATGACCAGAAGATGGCGTCTCTACGTCTATCTACTGTAGGCGATTATAGAGGGCAGGAGAGTTTAGTCATTCGCTTGTTGCACGATGAGGAGCAGGATTTGCATTTTTGGTTTCAGGATATTGGAGAACTGTGTAAGCAGTATAGGCAACGTGGTCTCTATCTCTTTGCTGGTCCAGTCGGCAGTGGCAAGACGACCTTGATGCACGAATTAGCCAAGTCCCTCTTTAAAGGACAGCAAGTCATGTCCATCGAAGATCCTGTCGAAATCAAGCAGGAGGACATGCTCCAGTTGCAGCTAAATGAAGCGATTGGGCTTACCTATGAAAATCTGATTAAGCTTTCCTTACGTCATCGTCCTGATCTCTTGATTATCGGAGAAATTCGAGACAGCGAGACGGCGCGTGCAGTGGTCAGAGCTAGTTTGACAGGGGCGACAGTCTTTTCAACCATTCATGCCAAGAGTATTCGAGGTGTTTATGAGCGCTTGCTGGAGTTGGGTGTGAGTGAGGAGGAATTGGCAGTCGTTCTGCAAGGTGTCTGCTACCAGAGATTGATCGGGGGAGGAGGAATTGTTGATTTTGCAAACAAAGACTATCAAGAACACCAGCCAACTAGCTGGAATGAACAGATTGACCAGCTTCTTAAAGATGGACATATCACAAGTCTTCAGGCTGAAACGGAAAAAATTAGCTACAGCTAA
- the comGB gene encoding competence type IV pilus assembly protein ComGB: MDISQVFRLKRKKLATAKQKNIITLFNNLFSSGFHLVETISFLDRSALLDKQCVTQMRTGLSQGKSFSEMMASLGFSSAIVTQLSLAEVHGNLHLSLRKIEEYLDNLAKVKKKLIEVATYPLILLGFLLLIMLGLRNYLLPQLDSSNIATQIIGNLPQIFLGMVGFVSVGVLLALTFYKRSSKMRVFSILARIPFLGIFVQTYLTAYYAREWGNMISQGMELTQIFQIMQEQGSQLFKEIGQDLSQSLQNGREFSQTIGNYPFFRKELSLIIEYGEVKSKLGGELEIYAEKTWEAFFTRVNRTMNLVQPLVFIFVALIIVLLYAAMLMPMYQNMEVNF, translated from the coding sequence ATGGACATATCACAAGTCTTCAGGCTGAAACGGAAAAAATTAGCTACAGCTAAGCAAAAAAATATCATCACCTTGTTTAACAATCTCTTTTCCAGCGGTTTTCATCTGGTGGAGACCATCTCCTTTTTAGATAGGAGTGCTTTGTTGGACAAGCAGTGTGTGACCCAGATGCGCACGGGCTTGTCTCAGGGGAAATCATTCTCAGAAATGATGGCTAGTTTGGGCTTTTCAAGTGCCATTGTCACTCAGTTATCCCTAGCGGAAGTCCATGGAAATCTCCACCTGAGTTTGAGAAAGATAGAAGAGTATCTAGACAATCTGGCCAAGGTCAAGAAAAAACTAATTGAAGTAGCGACCTATCCCTTGATTTTGCTGGGTTTTCTTCTCTTAATCATGCTGGGACTACGGAACTATCTACTACCACAACTGGATAGTAGTAATATTGCCACTCAGATTATCGGTAATCTGCCACAAATCTTTCTAGGAATGGTAGGATTTGTTTCAGTAGGTGTCCTTTTAGCACTCACTTTTTATAAAAGAAGTTCTAAGATGCGCGTCTTTTCTATCCTAGCACGCATTCCTTTTCTTGGAATCTTTGTGCAGACTTATCTGACGGCCTATTACGCGCGTGAATGGGGCAATATGATTTCTCAGGGAATGGAGCTGACGCAGATTTTTCAGATCATGCAGGAACAAGGTTCCCAGCTCTTTAAAGAAATCGGTCAAGATCTGTCTCAGTCCCTACAAAATGGTCGTGAATTTTCTCAGACGATAGGAAACTATCCTTTCTTTAGGAAGGAATTGAGTCTCATCATCGAGTATGGAGAAGTCAAGTCCAAGCTGGGTGGTGAGTTGGAAATCTATGCTGAAAAAACTTGGGAAGCCTTTTTTACCCGAGTTAACCGCACCATGAATTTGGTGCAGCCACTGGTTTTTATCTTTGTGGCTCTGATTATCGTTTTACTTTATGCGGCAATGCTCATGCCCATGTATCAAAATATGGAGGTAAATTTTTAA
- the comGC gene encoding competence type IV pilus major pilin ComGC, which translates to MKKMITYLKTAKVKAFTLVEMLVVLLIISVLLLLFVPNLTKQKEAVNDKGKAAVVKVVESQAELYSLEKNEDASLSKLQANDRITEEQAKAYKEYHAKQNKTQTVAD; encoded by the coding sequence ATGAAAAAAATGATAACATACTTGAAAACAGCTAAGGTTAAAGCTTTCACTCTGGTAGAGATGTTGGTGGTCTTGCTCATCATCAGCGTGCTTCTATTACTCTTTGTACCAAATTTGACCAAGCAAAAAGAGGCTGTCAATGATAAAGGAAAAGCTGCTGTTGTTAAGGTAGTGGAAAGCCAGGCAGAGCTTTATAGCTTAGAAAAAAATGAAGATGCTAGCCTAAGCAAATTACAAGCAAATGATCGAATCACAGAAGAGCAAGCTAAAGCTTATAAAGAATATCATGCAAAACAAAATAAGACTCAAACCGTTGCAGATTAA
- the comGD gene encoding competence type IV pilus minor pilin ComGD, with the protein MQNKIRLKPLQIKAFTMLESLLVLGLVSILALGLSGSVQSTFAAVEEQIFFMEFEELYRETQKRSVASQQKTSLNLDGQTISNGSQKLTVPKGIQSPSGQSITFDRAGGNSSLAKVEFQTSKGAIRYQLYLGNGKIKRIKETKN; encoded by the coding sequence ATGCAAAACAAAATAAGACTCAAACCGTTGCAGATTAAGGCCTTTACCATGCTGGAAAGCCTCTTGGTTTTGGGACTTGTGAGTATCCTTGCCTTGGGCTTGTCAGGCTCTGTCCAGTCTACTTTTGCGGCGGTAGAGGAGCAGATTTTCTTTATGGAGTTTGAAGAACTCTATCGGGAAACCCAAAAACGCAGTGTAGCTAGTCAGCAAAAGACTAGTCTGAACTTAGATGGGCAGACGATTAGCAATGGCAGTCAAAAGTTGACAGTCCCTAAAGGGATTCAGTCACCATCGGGACAAAGTATTACATTTGACCGAGCTGGGGGCAATTCGTCCCTGGCTAAGGTTGAATTTCAGACCAGTAAAGGAGCGATTCGTTATCAATTATATCTAGGAAATGGAAAAATTAAACGCATTAAGGAAACAAAAAATTAG
- the comGE gene encoding competence type IV pilus minor pilin ComGE yields the protein MEKLNALRKQKIRAVILLEAVVALAIFASIATLLLGQIQKNRQEEAKILQKEEVLRVAKMALQTGQNQVNINGVEIQVFSSEKGLEVYHGSEQLLAIKEP from the coding sequence ATGGAAAAATTAAACGCATTAAGGAAACAAAAAATTAGGGCAGTAATTTTACTGGAAGCAGTAGTCGCTCTAGCTATCTTTGCCAGCATTGCGACCCTCCTTTTGGGACAAATTCAAAAAAATAGACAAGAAGAAGCAAAAATCTTGCAAAAGGAAGAAGTCTTGAGGGTAGCTAAGATGGCCTTGCAGACAGGTCAAAATCAGGTAAACATAAATGGAGTTGAGATTCAGGTGTTTTCTAGTGAAAAGGGATTGGAGGTTTATCATGGTTCAGAACAGTTGTTGGCTATCAAAGAGCCATAA
- the comGF gene encoding competence type IV pilus minor pilin ComGF, whose protein sequence is MVQNSCWLSKSHKVKAFTLLESLIALIVISGSLLLFQAMSQLLISDVRYQQQSEQKEWLLFVDQLEVELDRSQFEKVEGNRLYMKQDGKEIAIGKSKSDDFRKTDASGRGYQPMVYGLKSAQITEDNQVVRFRFQFKKGLEREFIYRVEKEKS, encoded by the coding sequence ATGGTTCAGAACAGTTGTTGGCTATCAAAGAGCCATAAGGTCAAGGCTTTTACCTTGTTAGAATCCTTGATTGCCCTCATTGTCATCAGTGGAAGCTTACTTCTCTTTCAAGCCATGAGTCAGCTCCTCATTTCAGATGTTCGCTATCAGCAGCAAAGCGAGCAAAAAGAGTGGCTCTTGTTTGTGGACCAGTTGGAGGTAGAATTAGACCGTTCGCAGTTCGAAAAAGTAGAAGGCAATCGCCTCTATATGAAGCAGGATGGCAAGGAAATTGCGATAGGCAAGTCTAAATCAGATGATTTTCGGAAAACCGATGCCAGTGGACGGGGTTATCAGCCGATGGTTTATGGCCTCAAATCCGCACAGATTACAGAGGACAATCAAGTGGTTCGCTTTCGTTTCCAGTTCAAAAAAGGCTTAGAAAGGGAGTTCATCTATCGTGTGGAAAAAGAAAAAAGTTAA
- the comGG gene encoding competence type IV pilus minor pilin ComGG, giving the protein MWKKKKVKAGVLLYAVTMAAIFSLLLQFYLNRQVVHHRDYALNKEKLIAFAMAKRTKDKVEQESGEQVYNLGQVSYQNKKTSLVTTVRTPKSQYEFLFPSVKIKEEKKDKKEEVATDSSEKVEKKKSEEELEKKENS; this is encoded by the coding sequence GTGTGGAAAAAGAAAAAAGTTAAGGCAGGTGTTCTCCTCTATGCAGTCACCATGGCAGCCATCTTTAGTCTTTTGTTACAATTTTACTTGAACCGACAAGTCGTCCACCATCGAGACTATGCTTTAAATAAAGAAAAGTTAATTGCTTTTGCCATGGCCAAGCGAACCAAAGATAAGGTTGAGCAAGAAAGTGGAGAACAGGTTTATAACCTAGGTCAGGTGAGCTATCAAAATAAGAAAACAAGCTTGGTGACGACGGTTCGTACGCCTAAGAGTCAATATGAGTTCCTATTTCCCTCAGTCAAAATCAAAGAAGAGAAAAAGGATAAAAAGGAGGAGGTAGCGACCGATTCAAGCGAAAAAGTAGAGAAGAAAAAATCAGAAGAGGAGCTTGAAAAGAAAGAGAATTCCTAG
- a CDS encoding helix-turn-helix domain-containing protein, producing MKSNFGQTLRKIRKSKNISITQLEDGCLSKSQISRFERGESEISCIRLINLLNKLNVTIDEFISIHNNNTLPHFPTLINNIRKLYSRNDVESLKILLNANSKYTTNSLENTMLKSLLYTLTPDISPSEEELLELTDYLFSVEIWGFYEIVLLGNCVRTLNYNTVFLLTKEMLKNYHFSVTNKTNKILVTQLSINCLISSIDNEIFSNCQFLIKKIENLLRDELNFYEETVFIYANGYYEHKLGLSTGKKKMEKSLKILELLNKHHLHSSYKKHYLEHIKQ from the coding sequence ATGAAATCAAATTTTGGACAAACCTTACGAAAAATTAGAAAAAGTAAAAATATCTCCATCACTCAATTAGAAGATGGTTGTTTATCGAAATCTCAAATTTCAAGATTTGAACGAGGAGAGTCTGAAATTTCATGTATAAGACTGATTAATCTTCTTAATAAATTAAATGTTACTATTGATGAGTTTATTTCAATACATAACAATAATACGTTGCCTCATTTCCCAACACTAATTAATAACATAAGAAAACTCTATTCTCGAAATGACGTGGAATCGTTAAAAATCTTACTTAATGCAAACTCAAAATACACCACTAACTCTCTAGAAAATACGATGCTGAAATCTCTATTATATACACTTACTCCTGACATTTCACCAAGTGAAGAGGAATTACTTGAATTAACTGATTATCTATTCTCAGTTGAAATTTGGGGTTTTTATGAAATAGTGCTACTTGGAAATTGTGTTAGAACCCTCAATTATAACACTGTCTTCTTGTTAACCAAAGAAATGCTCAAAAATTACCACTTTTCAGTAACTAATAAAACTAATAAAATTTTAGTGACTCAGCTCTCAATAAATTGCTTAATAAGCAGTATAGATAATGAGATTTTTAGTAATTGCCAATTCCTTATCAAAAAAATTGAAAATCTACTCCGAGATGAGTTAAACTTTTACGAGGAGACTGTTTTTATCTATGCTAATGGATACTATGAGCATAAACTTGGACTAAGTACAGGTAAGAAAAAGATGGAAAAATCCCTTAAAATCTTAGAACTATTAAATAAACATCATTTGCATTCAAGTTATAAGAAACATTACCTAGAACATATAAAACAATAA
- a CDS encoding GNAT family N-acetyltransferase produces the protein MKLSLYSEVDHYHSLSSYSLNDITHTDTPKNIIEKSKKDKYRYPIVILNKEHKVIGFFCLHLNTGPKEYGYYQNDYALIRGFSIDDNFRNQGYGSNALNKIFEFIDSTLKLEINHIVLAVNEKNILAQKAYRNSGFFVVKKDLEGKKGKLIIMEKSRN, from the coding sequence ATGAAATTATCTTTGTATAGTGAAGTTGACCATTACCATTCTTTAAGTTCTTATTCTTTAAATGATATTACACATACTGATACCCCAAAAAATATTATTGAAAAGTCTAAAAAAGATAAGTATAGATACCCAATAGTAATACTTAATAAAGAACATAAAGTAATTGGATTTTTTTGCCTACACCTAAACACTGGTCCTAAAGAGTATGGCTATTATCAAAATGATTATGCGCTTATTAGAGGATTTTCTATTGATGATAATTTCAGAAATCAAGGATATGGTTCTAATGCTCTGAATAAAATATTTGAATTCATAGACTCAACTTTAAAATTAGAAATTAACCATATTGTATTGGCTGTAAATGAAAAAAATATATTGGCTCAAAAAGCATATAGAAATTCAGGTTTTTTTGTTGTGAAAAAAGATTTAGAAGGAAAAAAGGGGAAATTAATTATTATGGAGAAAAGCAGAAACTAG